Proteins encoded in a region of the Azospirillum sp. TSH58 genome:
- the fdxH gene encoding formate dehydrogenase subunit beta: MALQSLDILRRSATPTPTPQARNPQEVAKLIDTTVCIGCKACQVACSEWNELRAEVGTCVGVYDNPTDLSSQAWTVMRFNEVEEKGKLEWLIRKDGCMHCADPGCLKACPSPGAIVQFKNGIVDFHQENCIGCGYCISGCPFNVPRLSPADSKAYKCNLCSDRVAVGQEPACVKTCPTGAIQFGSKEDMIEVAQTRITDLQSRGYDQAGLYDPAGVGGTHVMYVLHHADKPTLYSGLPDNPSISAVVGVWKGMLKPLATLGVAAAGLFGFFHYITVGPNRADDEEEADHGTPPLPPAKGTKHAHGIKNEERENAL, encoded by the coding sequence ATGGCACTGCAATCCCTCGATATCCTGCGCCGGTCCGCCACCCCGACGCCGACCCCGCAGGCCCGCAACCCGCAGGAAGTGGCCAAGCTGATCGACACCACGGTCTGCATCGGCTGCAAGGCCTGTCAGGTCGCCTGCTCGGAATGGAACGAGCTGCGCGCCGAGGTCGGCACCTGCGTCGGCGTCTACGACAACCCGACCGACCTGTCCTCGCAGGCCTGGACGGTCATGCGCTTCAACGAGGTGGAGGAGAAGGGCAAGCTGGAGTGGCTGATCCGCAAGGACGGCTGCATGCATTGCGCCGACCCCGGCTGCCTGAAGGCCTGCCCGTCGCCGGGCGCCATCGTGCAGTTCAAGAACGGCATCGTGGACTTCCACCAGGAGAACTGCATCGGCTGCGGCTATTGCATCTCCGGCTGCCCGTTCAACGTGCCGCGCCTCAGCCCGGCCGACAGCAAGGCCTACAAGTGCAACCTGTGCTCCGACCGCGTGGCGGTGGGGCAGGAGCCGGCCTGCGTCAAGACCTGCCCGACCGGGGCCATCCAGTTCGGTTCCAAGGAGGACATGATCGAGGTCGCCCAGACCCGCATCACCGACCTCCAGTCGCGCGGCTACGACCAGGCGGGCCTCTACGACCCCGCCGGGGTGGGCGGCACCCACGTCATGTATGTGCTGCACCACGCCGACAAGCCGACGCTCTACTCCGGCCTGCCGGACAACCCGTCGATCAGCGCCGTCGTCGGGGTGTGGAAGGGCATGCTGAAGCCGCTGGCGACCCTGGGCGTCGCCGCCGCCGGCCTGTTCGGCTTCTTCCATTACATCACGGTCGGCCCGAACCGCGCCGATGACGAGGAGGAGGCGGACCACGGCACGCCGCCGCTTCCGCCCGCCAAGGGAACGAAGCACGCCCACGGGATCAAGAACGAGGAACGGGAGAACGCGCTGTGA
- a CDS encoding formate dehydrogenase subunit gamma, producing the protein MKTEKLIQRYCAAERINHWIVAVCFVLLAISGLAFFYPAFFWLTGVFGTPQLARIVHPFVGVVMVLAFARQFFRYAHHNLINKEDVTWMMSVKEVMKGNEVGDIGRYNGGQKGMFWVMVLCMILLLVSGVIAWRPYFAGYFPIPVIRVALLVHAASALVLIASIIVHVYAALWVQGTIRAMVEGVVTHAWARKHHPRWFRQVTGKETGHS; encoded by the coding sequence GTGAAGACGGAAAAACTGATCCAACGCTACTGCGCCGCGGAGCGCATCAACCACTGGATCGTGGCGGTCTGCTTCGTGCTGCTGGCCATCTCCGGGCTGGCCTTCTTCTACCCGGCCTTCTTCTGGCTGACCGGCGTGTTCGGGACGCCGCAGCTCGCCCGCATCGTCCATCCCTTCGTCGGGGTGGTGATGGTCCTGGCCTTCGCCCGCCAGTTCTTCCGCTACGCCCACCACAACCTCATCAACAAGGAGGATGTGACGTGGATGATGTCGGTGAAGGAGGTGATGAAGGGCAACGAGGTCGGCGACATCGGCCGCTACAACGGCGGCCAGAAGGGCATGTTCTGGGTCATGGTGCTGTGCATGATCCTGCTGCTGGTGTCCGGCGTGATCGCGTGGCGGCCCTATTTCGCGGGCTATTTCCCGATCCCGGTCATCCGGGTGGCGCTTCTGGTCCACGCCGCCAGCGCGCTGGTGCTGATCGCCAGCATCATCGTCCATGTCTACGCCGCGCTGTGGGTGCAGGGCACGATCCGCGCGATGGTCGAGGGCGTGGTCACCCATGCCTGGGCGCGCAAGCACCATCCGCGCTGGTTCCGTCAGGTGACCGGCAAGGAAACCGGGCACTCGTGA
- the fdhD gene encoding formate dehydrogenase accessory sulfurtransferase FdhD, producing MSLAIDVAAPSTTHRMTVLRLGPGDAQLCDDAVVEEVPVAIAYNGIVHAVMLATPDDLEEFGLGFSLTEGIIADAEELESLRVVEGCDGIEVRMEIPMERFMALKGKRRSIAGRSGCGVCGVESLQAIARSGRPVAPGGRLSVGAVERALARFAERQTLHRATGAAHGVAWVDATGEILAVREDVGRHNALDKLIGWLVRTGVDRRGGFVLTSSRASYELVQKAARLGISGLVAISAPTGMAVRMAESCGVSLAGFARGNRLVVYSHGDRWA from the coding sequence ATGAGCCTCGCCATCGACGTCGCAGCGCCCTCCACCACCCACCGCATGACCGTGCTGCGGCTGGGGCCCGGTGACGCCCAGCTCTGCGACGACGCGGTGGTGGAGGAGGTGCCCGTCGCCATCGCCTACAACGGCATCGTCCACGCGGTGATGCTGGCGACCCCAGACGACCTGGAGGAGTTCGGCCTCGGCTTCTCCCTGACGGAGGGGATCATCGCCGACGCGGAGGAGCTGGAGAGTCTGCGGGTCGTGGAGGGCTGCGACGGGATCGAGGTCCGCATGGAGATCCCGATGGAGCGCTTCATGGCGTTGAAGGGCAAGCGGCGGAGCATCGCCGGGCGGTCGGGTTGCGGCGTCTGCGGGGTGGAAAGCCTCCAGGCCATCGCCCGGTCCGGCCGCCCGGTCGCGCCCGGCGGGCGGCTGTCGGTCGGCGCAGTGGAGCGGGCGCTGGCCCGTTTCGCCGAGCGGCAGACCCTGCACCGCGCCACCGGAGCGGCCCACGGCGTCGCCTGGGTGGACGCGACGGGGGAGATCCTGGCGGTGCGCGAGGATGTCGGCCGCCACAACGCGCTCGACAAGCTGATCGGCTGGCTGGTGCGCACGGGCGTGGACCGGCGGGGCGGCTTCGTCCTGACCTCCAGCCGCGCCAGCTACGAGCTGGTGCAGAAGGCCGCCCGGCTTGGCATCAGCGGGCTGGTCGCCATCTCCGCCCCCACCGGCATGGCGGTGCGCATGGCGGAGAGCTGCGGCGTGTCGCTGGCCGGCTTCGCCCGCGGCAACCGGCTGGTCGTCTACAGCCACGGCGACCGCTGGGCGTAG